The Akkermansia muciniphila genome contains a region encoding:
- a CDS encoding ABC transporter ATP-binding protein, whose product MDQPAAAEIVNLHKTFKTGLGKPVVHAVRGIDMSIRQGEVYGLIGPNGSGKSTLMKALLGLVRPTEGFCTIFGKSSLSPDSKEEVGFLPENPYFYKFLTGAETVSFYGKLCGLSGKSLKEKVRELLDLVGLADAADRRLGGYSKGMLQRIGMAQALVQSPRLLVLDEPTAGVDPLGSRDIRNIIENLKGRGMTVFLCSHLLEQVQEVCDRVGVIFKGLLIAEGSMNELTRDSDKQEILLEHASPELLERLKKTVEEDGAAWLESGHPRNSLESVFLKSLLEWKEKHPNPEP is encoded by the coding sequence ATGGACCAGCCCGCCGCCGCAGAAATAGTCAACCTGCACAAGACCTTCAAGACGGGTCTTGGCAAGCCCGTGGTGCATGCCGTGCGGGGGATAGACATGAGCATCCGGCAGGGCGAGGTGTACGGCCTCATTGGCCCGAACGGCTCCGGCAAGTCCACCCTGATGAAGGCGCTGCTGGGGCTGGTGAGGCCTACGGAGGGGTTTTGCACCATCTTCGGCAAGTCCAGCCTGTCCCCGGACAGCAAGGAGGAGGTGGGCTTTCTGCCGGAAAACCCCTACTTTTACAAGTTCCTGACCGGGGCGGAAACCGTCTCCTTTTACGGGAAGCTCTGCGGCCTCAGCGGAAAATCCCTGAAGGAGAAAGTCCGGGAACTGCTGGACCTGGTGGGGCTGGCGGATGCGGCTGACAGGAGGCTGGGCGGGTATTCCAAGGGAATGCTCCAGCGCATCGGCATGGCGCAGGCCCTGGTCCAGTCCCCCCGCCTGCTGGTGCTGGATGAACCGACCGCAGGCGTGGACCCCCTGGGTTCCCGGGACATCCGGAACATCATAGAAAATCTGAAGGGGCGCGGCATGACCGTTTTCCTGTGCTCCCATCTGCTGGAACAGGTTCAGGAGGTGTGCGACCGGGTGGGCGTCATCTTCAAGGGGCTGCTTATTGCGGAAGGTTCCATGAACGAGCTGACGCGCGATTCCGACAAGCAGGAAATCCTGCTGGAACACGCCTCTCCGGAACTGCTGGAACGGCTGAAGAAGACCGTGGAGGAGGACGGTGCCGCATGGCTGGAATCCGGACACCCGCGCAATTCCTTGGAAAGCGTATTTTTAAAGAGCCTGCTGGAATGGAAGGAAAAACACCCCAACCCGGAACCGTAG
- a CDS encoding 5-formyltetrahydrofolate cyclo-ligase, with the protein MEGKTPQPGTVGGHAAAKREVRRMMRARIGALDAASLEAMSRSICRRVASLARERDFYRIAIFAARPGEVDLLPLLDMLPDREWYFPLVHEGRMLSFHRVCHHGEFVTGCWDIREPGPACPELHPGEMDLIVLPGAAFTRNGKRLGYGGGFYDTLLAGPAAGVPLAGVCFPCQLLDDLPMEAHDRHVDMVITPDAE; encoded by the coding sequence ATGGAAGGAAAAACACCCCAACCCGGAACCGTAGGCGGCCACGCGGCAGCCAAGCGGGAAGTGCGCCGCATGATGCGCGCCAGAATAGGCGCGCTGGACGCCGCTTCCCTGGAAGCCATGTCCCGTTCCATCTGCCGGAGGGTAGCGTCCCTGGCGCGGGAGAGGGATTTTTACCGCATCGCCATTTTTGCCGCCAGGCCGGGGGAGGTGGACCTGCTGCCCCTGCTGGACATGCTGCCGGACCGGGAATGGTATTTCCCGCTGGTGCATGAGGGCAGGATGCTGAGTTTTCACCGCGTGTGCCACCACGGGGAGTTTGTGACGGGGTGCTGGGACATTCGCGAGCCGGGCCCGGCGTGTCCGGAACTGCATCCCGGGGAAATGGATTTAATCGTGCTGCCGGGAGCCGCCTTCACGCGGAACGGCAAGCGGCTGGGGTACGGCGGAGGATTTTATGATACCCTGCTGGCCGGTCCGGCCGCGGGAGTGCCGCTGGCGGGAGTTTGCTTCCCGTGCCAGCTTCTGGACGACCTGCCCATGGAAGCCCATGACAGGCATGTGGACATGGTGATCACGCCGGATGCGGAATGA
- a CDS encoding GTPase domain-containing protein: protein MLTGGKNVIPHAVRDVADAAAAFSARIGPDRHFDSQEAVEEALAECCSPQNVTVIGMTGSGKSSTLDALAGERFCSRVSSEATLVRWQYRPHPAPHTHEWVLDLFYPSDALLNLEFWDTIGLEQEDAPRKLKHIVPKSDAILVVISARVGSQDVLWDYLRTLEERLRSRMVLVITHAELLSFDQLQSLKEELRATSRERLGVQLPLYPVTTAGDRAGEGVEALRTCVQEVLKRSPLTDKRVERLLLATDSLLEEQGKVLNELHRLSKMDSGFLTAIDREIDRIQLQMEDEMPARLKAYAQYVQDCVPRLGKKSARQMGRFLSIRRTMILHKLPPVIDEWFYELVKGGIEERHAYYNKEFLNICQTHWNHVRPRVKEQWDCDIGDFPAVRLQADLEVYKERLGRSIYMPLKDFGIKPCLSKLFLDQEDVMRTELKLMLIMVILGALLGCFGEHAAGFACLAAALAVWVGGNVGLAWMQFRLSRQIVAAAAEMHVAVECGLRTPLYEAMISGLSDYRKLYADIRGQVAGGVEHLQPLLNARYDLFYKLTVQKHRFRI, encoded by the coding sequence ATGCTGACAGGAGGAAAAAATGTGATTCCGCATGCGGTGCGGGATGTAGCGGATGCCGCCGCGGCATTTTCCGCCCGCATTGGCCCGGACCGCCATTTTGATTCCCAGGAAGCCGTGGAGGAGGCCCTGGCGGAATGCTGCTCTCCGCAGAACGTCACCGTCATCGGCATGACGGGTTCCGGCAAATCCTCCACGCTGGATGCCCTGGCCGGGGAACGCTTCTGCTCCCGCGTTTCCAGTGAGGCAACGCTGGTGCGCTGGCAGTACAGGCCCCACCCGGCCCCGCACACCCATGAATGGGTGCTGGACCTTTTTTACCCGTCGGACGCCCTGCTGAACCTTGAGTTCTGGGACACCATCGGCCTGGAGCAGGAGGACGCCCCCCGGAAGCTGAAGCACATCGTCCCCAAATCAGACGCCATCCTCGTGGTCATTTCCGCCAGGGTGGGCAGCCAGGACGTCCTGTGGGACTATCTCCGGACGCTGGAGGAACGGCTCCGTTCCCGCATGGTCCTCGTCATCACGCATGCGGAACTGCTCTCCTTTGACCAGCTCCAGTCCCTGAAGGAGGAGCTGCGCGCCACCTCCCGCGAGCGCCTGGGCGTGCAGCTTCCCCTGTACCCCGTCACCACCGCCGGAGACCGGGCGGGGGAAGGCGTGGAAGCGCTGAGAACCTGCGTGCAGGAGGTCCTGAAACGCAGCCCGCTGACGGACAAGCGCGTGGAGCGCCTCCTGCTGGCCACGGACAGCCTTCTGGAAGAACAGGGGAAGGTGCTCAATGAATTGCACCGCCTTTCCAAGATGGATTCCGGCTTCCTGACCGCCATTGACCGGGAGATTGACCGCATCCAGCTCCAGATGGAGGATGAAATGCCTGCCAGGCTCAAGGCATACGCCCAGTACGTGCAGGACTGCGTGCCGCGGCTGGGGAAAAAGTCGGCCCGGCAGATGGGCCGCTTCCTGTCCATCCGGCGCACGATGATCCTGCACAAGCTCCCTCCCGTTATTGACGAATGGTTTTATGAGCTGGTCAAGGGCGGCATTGAGGAACGGCACGCGTATTACAACAAGGAATTCCTCAACATCTGCCAGACGCACTGGAACCATGTGCGCCCCCGCGTGAAGGAGCAGTGGGACTGCGACATAGGCGATTTCCCCGCTGTCAGGCTCCAGGCGGACCTGGAGGTATACAAGGAGCGCCTGGGCCGCTCCATTTACATGCCCCTGAAGGATTTCGGCATCAAGCCTTGCCTCAGCAAGCTGTTTCTGGACCAGGAGGATGTGATGAGAACGGAACTCAAGCTGATGCTCATCATGGTGATTCTGGGGGCCCTGCTGGGCTGCTTCGGCGAGCACGCGGCTGGGTTCGCCTGCCTGGCCGCGGCCCTGGCTGTCTGGGTGGGCGGAAACGTGGGGCTGGCCTGGATGCAGTTCCGCCTGTCACGCCAGATCGTGGCCGCGGCGGCGGAAATGCACGTTGCCGTGGAATGCGGGCTACGCACGCCCCTGTATGAAGCCATGATCAGCGGCCTTTCCGACTACCGCAAGCTGTACGCGGACATCCGCGGGCAGGTGGCCGGCGGCGTGGAACATCTCCAGCCCCTGCTGAACGCCCGCTACGATTTGTTCTACAAGCTGACGGTCCAGAAGCACCGGTTCCGCATTTAA
- a CDS encoding YggS family pyridoxal phosphate-dependent enzyme yields the protein MSIQQNLEHILSRIRAAERRAGRPEGSARLVAVSKTFPAGDVRACHDAGQRVFGENRVQEALGKIPALPPDTEWHLIGPLQRNKVRKAMEHFTLIHAVDSLRLAQFMDTVAQETGKRPRILLEVNVGDENSKFGFSPEALEREWPELAALDHLEIAGLMCIPPPVENPEDARPYFRCLRELRETLSSKGGAPLTELSMGMSHDFETAVEEGATLVRVGTAIFGGRSYAPVP from the coding sequence ATGAGCATCCAACAGAATCTGGAACACATTCTCTCCCGCATCCGCGCCGCGGAACGCCGCGCCGGGCGTCCGGAAGGGTCCGCACGCCTGGTCGCCGTCAGCAAGACATTTCCCGCCGGGGACGTCAGGGCCTGCCATGATGCGGGCCAGCGCGTTTTTGGGGAAAACAGGGTCCAGGAGGCCCTGGGAAAAATCCCCGCCCTTCCCCCGGATACGGAATGGCATCTCATCGGCCCCCTGCAGCGCAACAAGGTGCGCAAGGCCATGGAGCATTTCACGCTGATCCACGCCGTGGATTCCCTGCGCCTGGCGCAGTTCATGGACACCGTGGCACAGGAGACGGGCAAGCGCCCACGCATCCTGCTGGAGGTGAACGTAGGGGATGAAAACAGCAAATTCGGCTTTTCCCCGGAGGCCCTGGAACGGGAATGGCCGGAGCTGGCCGCCCTGGACCATCTTGAAATCGCAGGCCTCATGTGCATCCCTCCCCCGGTGGAAAATCCGGAGGACGCGCGCCCTTATTTCCGCTGCCTGCGGGAACTTAGGGAGACGCTTTCCAGCAAGGGGGGAGCCCCGCTGACGGAGCTTTCCATGGGCATGAGCCATGACTTTGAAACGGCCGTGGAAGAGGGCGCCACTCTCGTCCGCGTGGGCACCGCCATCTTCGGCGGGCGGTCCTATGCTCCGGTCCCGTGA
- a CDS encoding YqgE/AlgH family protein, with the protein MAMMEHEDISNENLAGHLLVSAPYLEGGGFYHSVIFLSRVEEEFVIGHILNHPAGMNVGEVARHTDIPESLYTVPIFKGGPVERNQLIFAAFARTEDKLRVQFHLQEEQALEYAGDPHVTLRAYVGHSGWTPSQLRRELNDRAWYVSPMVPDICLEPDSSKVWAMAMRRLSPLHHIMSHAPAQPSLN; encoded by the coding sequence ATGGCGATGATGGAACATGAAGATATCAGCAATGAAAACCTGGCGGGCCACCTCCTGGTCTCCGCCCCCTACCTGGAAGGCGGCGGTTTTTACCACTCCGTAATCTTTCTGAGCCGGGTGGAGGAGGAATTCGTCATCGGCCACATCCTGAACCATCCCGCCGGCATGAACGTGGGGGAAGTGGCGCGCCATACGGACATTCCGGAATCCCTTTACACCGTTCCCATTTTCAAGGGGGGGCCCGTGGAACGCAACCAGCTCATTTTCGCCGCCTTTGCCCGTACGGAGGATAAACTGCGCGTCCAGTTCCATCTTCAGGAAGAACAGGCCCTGGAATACGCCGGGGATCCCCATGTGACCCTGCGCGCGTACGTGGGCCACAGCGGATGGACGCCGTCCCAGCTGCGCCGGGAACTGAATGACCGGGCCTGGTACGTATCCCCCATGGTGCCGGACATCTGCCTGGAGCCGGATTCCTCCAAGGTCTGGGCCATGGCCATGCGGCGCCTTTCCCCGCTGCACCACATCATGAGCCACGCCCCCGCACAGCCCTCCCTGAATTGA
- a CDS encoding L,D-transpeptidase, giving the protein MPAPLSQAARLIQLAGAALAVFGALVSCSRPDYQPTAIVKDGAVVSVRDQKMAVMRNGRVVKTYPISTSKFGLGDKKGSCRTPLGAHRIASKIGTGQPKGMVFKSRKPTGECVAPNSPGRDPIVTRIMWLAGMEARNRNAHSRLIYIHGTAEERTIGTPASYGCVRMKSNDVYEAFNLLRTGDPVVIERCSIDASLKALAQSEKTQDSSLLVMAPAPVEEINTASVISHRRRASRPPAVALSRKHPASAGKKVASARRTTVRKTAKSPKAAARSARGARYTLG; this is encoded by the coding sequence ATGCCTGCGCCTCTCTCGCAAGCAGCACGCCTGATTCAACTCGCCGGCGCCGCCTTAGCGGTGTTCGGCGCCCTGGTATCCTGCTCACGGCCGGACTACCAGCCCACCGCCATCGTCAAGGATGGCGCGGTCGTTAGCGTCAGGGACCAGAAAATGGCCGTCATGCGTAACGGCCGCGTTGTAAAAACCTACCCCATCAGCACCTCCAAATTCGGTCTGGGAGATAAGAAGGGAAGCTGCCGCACCCCGCTGGGCGCCCACCGCATCGCATCCAAGATCGGCACCGGGCAACCCAAGGGCATGGTGTTTAAAAGCCGCAAGCCCACCGGGGAATGCGTGGCGCCCAATTCCCCGGGGCGCGATCCCATCGTCACCCGCATCATGTGGCTGGCGGGTATGGAAGCCCGGAACCGTAACGCCCACTCCCGCCTGATTTACATCCATGGCACGGCGGAGGAACGCACCATCGGCACGCCCGCCTCCTACGGCTGCGTACGGATGAAGAGTAATGACGTATACGAGGCTTTCAACCTGCTCCGGACCGGGGACCCCGTCGTGATTGAACGCTGCTCCATTGACGCCTCCCTGAAAGCCCTGGCCCAGTCTGAAAAAACGCAGGATTCCTCCCTGCTGGTCATGGCCCCGGCTCCCGTAGAAGAAATCAACACGGCTTCCGTCATTTCCCACCGCCGCCGCGCGTCCCGTCCGCCTGCCGTAGCGCTCTCCCGCAAACACCCGGCCTCCGCCGGGAAAAAGGTTGCCTCCGCCCGGCGGACAACGGTCCGCAAAACGGCGAAGAGTCCCAAAGCCGCGGCCCGTTCCGCCAGGGGGGCCCGTTACACCCTCGGTTGA
- a CDS encoding cellulose synthase family protein, with translation MSLNYNFIWLLCYLLVLVGLAGYGFHRLSIVYLYWKNRNNKPQPKSHFQELPVVTVQLPMFNEKFVVDRLLESVAALDYPQDKLEIQILDDSTDDTTEQCYRKVEELKARGFDAVCIHRTDRTGFKAGALEAATKVAKGEFLLILDADFVPEPDLLQKTIHFFTDEGVGLVQTRWGHINREYNLLTRVQGMYLDGHFAMEQTARNRSGRFFTFNGTAGMWRKCVIGDAGGWSHDTLTEDMDLSYRVQLKGWRFIYLNDVVTPAELPVDMDGFKSQQHRWTKGSIQVCQKILLDIWRSKAPLKAKVEATTHLTCNYSYLLLALLCFLVYPICTQRIPENETVFMWFVNVALFFMTSVAVCIFYMSAQIVVRPKSWWKELPYLPLLLTLSVGMAVNNAKAVLEAIFGHQSAFVRTPKYGVDRKEDRQHVSQLKRNGYKAIKSVVIPVLEIACGTFFLNLIIIMISQGHYLSPILMIPFLGFYYTGFCSLGRMISNLLPARQTAKAKN, from the coding sequence ATGTCCTTAAATTACAATTTTATCTGGCTCTTGTGCTATCTTCTGGTCCTTGTCGGTCTGGCCGGATACGGCTTCCACCGCTTAAGCATCGTTTACCTGTACTGGAAGAACCGCAACAACAAGCCCCAGCCCAAGTCCCATTTCCAGGAACTGCCCGTCGTTACGGTCCAGCTTCCCATGTTCAATGAAAAATTCGTCGTGGACCGCCTTCTGGAATCGGTAGCGGCCCTGGATTATCCGCAGGACAAGCTGGAAATCCAGATTCTGGACGATTCCACGGATGACACCACGGAGCAGTGCTACCGCAAGGTGGAGGAACTGAAGGCCCGCGGCTTTGACGCCGTATGCATCCACCGCACGGACCGCACGGGCTTCAAGGCCGGCGCGCTGGAAGCGGCCACCAAGGTGGCCAAAGGGGAGTTCTTGCTGATTCTGGACGCCGACTTCGTTCCGGAACCGGACCTCCTGCAGAAGACCATCCACTTCTTTACGGATGAAGGCGTGGGCCTCGTCCAGACCCGCTGGGGCCACATCAACCGGGAATACAACCTCCTCACCCGCGTCCAGGGCATGTACCTGGACGGCCATTTCGCCATGGAACAGACGGCGCGCAACCGCTCCGGCCGTTTCTTCACCTTCAACGGCACCGCCGGCATGTGGCGCAAATGCGTCATCGGAGACGCAGGCGGCTGGTCCCATGACACCCTGACGGAGGACATGGACCTTTCCTACCGCGTCCAGCTCAAAGGCTGGCGTTTCATCTACCTGAACGACGTCGTTACCCCGGCGGAACTTCCCGTGGACATGGACGGCTTCAAGTCCCAGCAGCACCGCTGGACCAAGGGTTCCATCCAGGTCTGCCAGAAAATCCTGCTGGACATCTGGCGCTCCAAGGCCCCTCTCAAGGCCAAGGTGGAAGCCACCACGCACCTCACCTGCAATTACTCCTACCTCCTTCTCGCCCTGCTCTGCTTCCTGGTATATCCCATCTGCACGCAGCGTATCCCGGAAAATGAAACGGTGTTCATGTGGTTCGTGAACGTGGCTCTGTTCTTCATGACCAGCGTGGCCGTCTGCATCTTCTACATGAGCGCCCAGATCGTGGTGCGTCCCAAATCCTGGTGGAAGGAACTTCCGTACCTGCCGCTCCTTCTGACGCTGAGCGTGGGCATGGCCGTGAACAACGCCAAGGCCGTTCTGGAAGCCATTTTCGGCCATCAATCCGCCTTTGTCCGCACGCCCAAGTACGGCGTGGACCGGAAGGAAGACAGGCAGCACGTCTCCCAGCTCAAGCGCAACGGCTATAAAGCCATCAAGTCCGTCGTCATTCCCGTGCTGGAAATCGCCTGCGGCACCTTCTTCCTGAACCTGATCATCATCATGATCAGCCAGGGCCATTACCTTTCCCCCATCCTGATGATTCCCTTCCTGGGCTTCTACTACACGGGATTCTGTTCCCTGGGCCGCATGATCTCCAACCTGCTGCCCGCCAGACAAACTGCCAAAGCCAAAAACTGA
- a CDS encoding ApaG domain, whose translation MVLPLLTSLEVRLTPRSLYARDEKLERMVREDGRIPVPYNVSIRNTGDGAVRIIGKKWTVRSHEDGTQVIEGDELFGSRPLLCQGQIFAFNGLQMLRLPARIQLTLLVRDEAGILYHTDPVSLKW comes from the coding sequence ATGGTTCTTCCCCTCCTGACCAGTCTGGAAGTGCGTCTTACGCCGCGCAGCCTGTATGCGCGGGATGAAAAGCTGGAGCGGATGGTGAGGGAGGACGGGCGCATTCCCGTGCCCTATAACGTGAGCATCCGCAACACGGGGGACGGCGCCGTGCGCATCATCGGCAAGAAGTGGACTGTCCGTTCCCATGAAGACGGCACGCAGGTGATTGAAGGGGACGAATTGTTCGGTTCCCGTCCGCTGCTGTGCCAGGGACAGATTTTTGCGTTTAACGGCCTCCAGATGCTGCGCCTGCCGGCGCGCATCCAGTTGACCCTCCTTGTACGGGACGAGGCCGGGATTCTCTACCATACGGACCCCGTCAGCCTTAAATGGTGA